One genomic segment of Pelagerythrobacter marensis includes these proteins:
- a CDS encoding NADH-quinone oxidoreductase subunit C, giving the protein MTVVHSAPRFASNEGVKDALSAALGAMLVDAHEEHGEILLTVKRDSIEDALRLLRDEHEYQQLMEIAGVDYPQRAERFEVVYMLLSVTRNHRVMLKVTASERTPVPTVTTLWPNAGWLEREVFDLYGVLFEGNTDLRRILTDYGFEGHPFRKDFPLTGYQELRYSEEEKRVVYEPVDLPQDLRQFDFMSPWEGADYVLPGDEKAATPPVSDPKTTGKPSQTGAGAKADEEAADKVSAGAPAEDDSEIDETAPEPTEDREDRSEREGKARDTKAATEPKEKGE; this is encoded by the coding sequence ATGACCGTTGTTCATTCCGCCCCCAGGTTCGCCTCCAACGAAGGCGTGAAGGATGCGCTGTCCGCGGCGCTCGGCGCGATGCTCGTCGATGCGCACGAGGAGCATGGCGAAATCCTGCTGACCGTGAAGCGCGATTCGATCGAGGACGCGCTGCGTCTTCTGCGCGACGAGCATGAATACCAGCAGCTGATGGAAATCGCCGGGGTCGATTATCCCCAGCGGGCCGAGCGGTTCGAAGTTGTCTACATGCTGCTCAGCGTAACGCGGAACCACCGCGTGATGCTGAAGGTGACGGCATCGGAAAGGACTCCGGTGCCCACGGTGACGACGCTGTGGCCCAATGCCGGCTGGCTCGAACGCGAGGTCTTCGACCTCTACGGCGTGCTGTTCGAAGGCAATACCGACTTGCGCCGCATTCTCACCGATTACGGATTCGAAGGGCACCCCTTCCGCAAGGACTTCCCGCTCACCGGCTATCAGGAACTGCGCTATTCCGAAGAGGAGAAGCGCGTCGTTTACGAGCCGGTCGATCTGCCGCAGGATCTGCGCCAGTTCGATTTCATGAGCCCGTGGGAAGGGGCCGACTACGTCCTGCCGGGTGACGAGAAGGCCGCGACACCGCCGGTTTCCGACCCGAAGACGACTGGCAAGCCGTCCCAGACCGGTGCCGGTGCGAAAGCCGACGAGGAAGCCGCGGACAAGGTCAGCGCAGGCGCCCCTGCGGAAGACGATAGCGAAATCGACGAGACTGCTCCCGAGCCGACCGAAGATCGCGAAGACCGGTCCGAACGCGAGGGCAAGGCGCGCGACACCAAGGCCGCGACAGAGCCGAAGGAGAAGGGCGAATGA
- a CDS encoding NuoB/complex I 20 kDa subunit family protein, with amino-acid sequence MNQVTPAARPGEIRQADAEYFRALQTEVNDKGFLVTSTEDLFQWARTGSLWWMTFGLACCAVEMIHVNMPRYDMERFGAAPRASPRQSDVMIVAGTLCNKMAPAMRKVYDQMSDPKYVISMGSCANGGGYYHYSYSVVRGCDRIVPVDIYVPGCPPTAEALLYGVMQLQRKIRRAGTIER; translated from the coding sequence ATGAACCAAGTCACCCCCGCAGCCCGCCCCGGCGAAATTCGCCAGGCCGACGCAGAATATTTTCGCGCCCTGCAGACCGAGGTGAACGACAAGGGTTTCCTTGTCACCAGCACCGAGGATCTGTTCCAGTGGGCACGCACCGGCAGCCTCTGGTGGATGACCTTCGGCCTCGCGTGCTGCGCGGTGGAGATGATCCACGTCAACATGCCGCGTTACGATATGGAGCGTTTCGGTGCCGCCCCGCGCGCCAGCCCGCGCCAGAGCGACGTGATGATCGTCGCCGGCACTCTGTGCAACAAGATGGCCCCGGCGATGCGCAAGGTTTACGACCAGATGTCGGACCCGAAGTATGTGATTTCGATGGGCAGCTGCGCCAATGGCGGCGGTTATTACCACTACAGCTATTCCGTCGTGCGTGGCTGCGACCGCATCGTGCCGGTTGATATCTATGTCCCGGGTTGCCCGCCGACTGCGGAGGCGCTGCTTTACGGCGTGATGCAGTTGCAGCGGAAGATCCGGCGCGCAGGTACGATCGAAAGGTGA
- the nuoE gene encoding NADH-quinone oxidoreductase subunit NuoE, with protein MADRQPTPDTPELRERWGSFAFTTDYKAKADKAIARYPEGRQRSAVMPLLDLAQRQVGDETNTQGWLPLPVIEYVADYLDMPVIRVLEVATFYFMYNLKPVGKYHVQVCGTTPCMLRGSDGLMEACKKRGMKKGAVSEDGLWTLTEVECMGNCATAPMVQINDDNYEDLTPERLDAVLDALARGEQPKAGTQEPGRHTSEPLGGPSTLKEMVEGNHDYRGEW; from the coding sequence ATGGCTGACCGTCAACCCACCCCCGATACCCCCGAGCTGCGAGAGCGCTGGGGTTCGTTCGCGTTCACGACGGACTACAAGGCGAAAGCCGACAAGGCGATCGCGCGCTATCCCGAGGGGCGCCAGCGCTCCGCCGTGATGCCGCTGCTCGACCTTGCGCAGCGGCAGGTCGGCGACGAAACCAACACGCAGGGCTGGCTGCCGCTGCCGGTGATCGAATATGTCGCCGATTATCTCGACATGCCGGTGATCCGCGTGCTCGAAGTCGCGACCTTCTATTTCATGTACAACCTGAAGCCCGTGGGTAAGTACCACGTGCAGGTCTGCGGTACGACGCCGTGCATGTTGCGCGGGTCGGACGGGCTGATGGAAGCGTGCAAGAAGCGCGGCATGAAGAAGGGCGCGGTGTCGGAAGACGGGCTTTGGACCCTCACCGAAGTCGAATGCATGGGCAATTGCGCGACCGCGCCGATGGTCCAGATCAACGACGACAACTACGAGGACCTCACGCCCGAGCGGCTCGATGCGGTGCTCGACGCGCTGGCCAGGGGCGAGCAGCCCAAAGCTGGCACGCAGGAACCCGGTCGCCACACCAGCGAGCCGCTCGGCGGCCCGAGCACGCTGAAGGAAATGGTCGAGGGCAATCACGACTACCGGGGCGAATGGTAA
- a CDS encoding NADH-quinone oxidoreductase subunit A: protein MVDLSQYLPILIFLIIALGLSALFVFLPMGVSRLTGAHNPSTEKNSEYECGFPAFEDSRSQFDVRFYLVAILFIIFDLEVAFLFPWSVTVFDLGWSAWIAMMVFLGILTVGFIYEWKSGALDWE, encoded by the coding sequence GTGGTCGACCTGAGCCAATACCTTCCGATCCTGATCTTTCTGATCATTGCGCTGGGACTCTCGGCGTTGTTCGTGTTCCTGCCGATGGGCGTGTCGCGCCTGACCGGTGCACACAATCCGAGCACGGAGAAGAACAGCGAATATGAATGCGGCTTCCCCGCGTTCGAGGATTCGCGCAGCCAGTTCGACGTGCGGTTTTACCTCGTCGCGATCCTGTTCATCATTTTCGATCTCGAAGTGGCGTTCCTGTTCCCCTGGTCAGTGACGGTGTTCGATCTCGGCTGGTCCGCATGGATCGCAATGATGGTCTTTCTCGGCATCCTGACCGTCGGCTTCATATACGAATGGAAGTCCGGCGCGCTGGATTGGGAATAA
- a CDS encoding NADH-quinone oxidoreductase subunit D has translation MSGFVAEASPTTEGEVISNYTINFGPQHPAAHGVLRMVMELDGEIIERIDPHVGLLHRGTEKLIEHKTYLQALPYFDRLDYCSPLCQEHSYVLAIEKLLNVEVPIRAQYLRVLFAELTRISNHMLNIGAHVMDVGAMTPNLWVFELREDCMNFFERASGARMHSAWFRPGGVHQDVPLKLLTDIGDWVDGRLPELFGDAMSLVLDNRIFKQRNVDIAVVSKEDALRWGFSGPLIRAAGIPWDLRKSQPYDVYDRMDFEIPVGTNSDCYDRFMVRVKEVYESAKIIKQCLAEMPEGPIASTDGKVSPPKRGEMKQSMEALIHHFKLYTEGFHVPAGEVYVATESPKGEFGVYLVSDGSNKPYRCKIRPTAFSHLQAMDFMSKGHMLPDATAILGAIDVVFGECDR, from the coding sequence ATGAGCGGTTTCGTAGCCGAAGCCTCGCCGACCACCGAAGGCGAGGTGATCTCCAACTACACGATCAACTTCGGACCCCAGCACCCTGCGGCGCACGGCGTGCTGCGCATGGTGATGGAGCTTGATGGCGAGATCATCGAACGGATCGATCCGCACGTCGGCCTGCTGCACCGCGGGACCGAGAAGCTGATCGAACACAAGACCTACCTGCAGGCACTGCCCTATTTCGACCGGCTCGATTACTGTTCGCCGCTGTGTCAGGAACACAGCTACGTCCTGGCAATCGAGAAGCTGCTCAATGTGGAAGTGCCGATCCGCGCCCAGTACCTGCGGGTCCTGTTTGCGGAGCTGACGCGCATTTCGAACCACATGCTGAACATCGGCGCGCATGTGATGGACGTGGGCGCGATGACGCCCAATCTTTGGGTGTTCGAGCTGCGCGAAGACTGCATGAATTTCTTCGAGCGGGCCTCTGGCGCGCGGATGCACAGCGCGTGGTTCCGCCCCGGCGGCGTCCACCAGGACGTTCCGCTGAAGCTGCTGACCGACATCGGCGACTGGGTCGACGGGCGCCTGCCCGAACTGTTCGGCGACGCGATGAGCCTGGTGCTCGACAACCGCATCTTCAAGCAGCGCAACGTCGATATCGCGGTGGTGAGCAAGGAAGACGCGCTGCGCTGGGGGTTCTCCGGCCCGCTGATCCGCGCCGCCGGCATTCCGTGGGACCTGCGCAAGTCGCAGCCCTACGACGTCTATGACCGGATGGATTTCGAGATTCCCGTCGGCACCAATTCGGACTGCTACGACCGGTTCATGGTGCGGGTGAAGGAAGTCTACGAAAGCGCGAAAATCATCAAGCAGTGCCTGGCCGAAATGCCCGAAGGGCCGATCGCCAGCACCGACGGCAAAGTCTCCCCGCCCAAGCGCGGCGAGATGAAGCAGTCGATGGAAGCGCTGATCCACCACTTCAAGCTCTATACCGAGGGGTTCCACGTGCCCGCGGGCGAAGTCTACGTCGCGACCGAAAGCCCGAAGGGCGAATTCGGCGTGTACCTGGTCAGCGACGGGTCGAATAAACCCTATCGCTGCAAGATCCGCCCGACGGCCTTCAGCCACCTGCAGGCAATGGATTTCATGTCGAAAGGCCACATGCTGCCCGATGCCACCGCCATCCTCGGCGCCATCGACGTCGTCTTCGGGGAGTGTGATCGCTGA